A genomic segment from Polyangium mundeleinium encodes:
- a CDS encoding PA14 domain-containing protein codes for MSHSSLRLALLASAVALGGCTVYVNNRPPTNQQQQQAQPARQPSRGIRRPTNAQRPTTTTPTGTQTGTTKPVVEPPRINGRTAFGNGSLGAFKGYAYVIPDTTTKLPDLSKMVPFATLLTDSFIVQRQEFSGGFPGVLAQEEWFAIRYEGAFDVPRDSPYTFKLVSDDGAILYIDGEKLVDNDGLHAPQEAAGTKTLKTGRHQLRLDYMQGKKGTVALTLSVGEGDAAPRPLVGVR; via the coding sequence ATGTCGCACAGCTCGCTTCGGCTCGCCCTTCTCGCCTCCGCGGTCGCCCTTGGCGGCTGCACCGTCTACGTCAACAACCGCCCGCCGACGAACCAGCAGCAGCAGCAAGCGCAGCCGGCACGGCAGCCGTCCCGCGGCATCCGCCGCCCGACGAACGCTCAGCGGCCCACCACCACGACGCCGACCGGCACACAAACCGGGACCACCAAGCCCGTCGTCGAGCCCCCGCGCATCAACGGCCGCACCGCCTTCGGCAACGGCTCGCTCGGCGCCTTCAAGGGCTACGCGTACGTGATCCCCGACACGACGACGAAGCTGCCGGACCTCTCGAAGATGGTCCCCTTCGCGACGCTGCTCACCGACAGCTTCATCGTCCAGCGCCAGGAGTTCTCCGGCGGCTTCCCCGGCGTCCTCGCCCAGGAAGAGTGGTTCGCGATTCGTTACGAGGGTGCCTTCGACGTCCCGCGCGACTCCCCCTACACGTTCAAGCTCGTCTCCGACGACGGCGCCATCCTCTACATCGATGGCGAGAAGCTCGTCGACAACGACGGCCTGCACGCGCCCCAGGAGGCCGCGGGCACGAAGACCCTCAAGACCGGCCGCCACCAGCTCCGCCTCGATTACATGCAGGGCAAGAAGGGTACGGTCGCTCTCACCCTCTCGGTGGGTGAAGGCGACGCCGCGCCGCGTCCCCTCGTGGGCGTTCGCTAG